The sequence below is a genomic window from Lelliottia sp. JS-SCA-14.
TCTACCAGATCTTCCCCGATCGCTTTGCCCGAAGCCAGCAACGCACGGTCGACCAGGATCAGGTCTATTATCACCACGCGGCGGGCCACGACATTATCCGTAAAACCTGGGACGAACCGCTGACGGCGCAGGCGGGCGGTTCGACGTTTTACGGCGGCGATCTGGATGGGATCAGCGAAAAACTGCCGTACCTGAAAAAGCTGGGCGTCACGGCGCTGTACCTCAATCCGGTGTTTAAAGCCCCGAGCGTGCACAAATACGACACCGAAGATTATCGCCACGTCGACGAGCAGTTTGGCGGCGACGCGGCCCTGCTGCGTCTGCGGGAAAACACCCGTCGCGAGGGGATGCGCCTGATCCTCGACGGCGTGTTTAACCACAGCGGGGATTCTCACGCGTGGTTCGACCGGCACAACCGCGCCACCGGCGGCGCCTGTCACAACCCGGAATCCGCCCAGCGCGACTGGTACAGTTTTAATGAAGAGGGTCGGGCGCTCGACTGGCTGGGTTATCCCAGTCTGCCGAAACTCGATTTTCAGTCGCCGACGCTGGTGGAGGAGATCTATGGCGGGGAAGACAGCATCGTGCGCCACTGGCTGAAAGCGCCGTGGAACATGGACGGCTGGCGGCTCGACGTGGTGCACATGCTCGGTGAAGCGGGCGGCGCGCGGAATAATCTTCAGCACGTCACCGGTATCACTCAGGCCGCGAAGGCCGCAAATCCCGACGCCTTTGTCTTCGGCGAGCATTTTGGCGATGCGCGCCAGTGGCTGCAGGCCGATGCGGAAGATGCCTCGATGAACTATCGCGGGTTTACCTTCCCGATCTGGGGTTTCCTCGCCAATACCGATATCTCTTACGATCCGCAGCACATCGATGCCGAAACCTGCATGGCGTGGATGGACAACTACCGCGCCAGCCTGTCGCATCAGCAGCAGCTGCGGATGTTTAACCAGCTCGACAGCCACGATACCGCGCGCTTTAAATCCCTGTTGGGCAAAGACGTGGCGCGCCTGCCGCTGGCCGTCACCTGGCTCTTTACCTGGCCGGGCGTGCCGTGCATTTACTACGGCGATGAAGTGGGTCTGGACGGCAACAACGATCCGTTCTGCCGCAAGACCTTCCCGTGGGAGAGTGACAGGCAGGACAAAAATCTGCTGGCGCTCTATCAGCGGCTGGCGAAGCTGCGCAAGCACAGTCAGGCCCTGCGCTACGGCGGTTGTCAGGTGGTGTACGCCCACGACAACGTGGTGGTCTTCGCCCGCGTGTTTAACCAGCAGCGCGTGCTGGTGGCGATTAACCGCGGTGAGGCCTGCGAAGTGGTGCTGGACGATTCACCGCTGCTTAACCTCCAGACCTGGCAACTGAAAGAGGGGAAAGGCGATATAGAAGAAGGCGTGCTGTCGCTGCCTGCGATTTCCGCCTCTATCTGGTTCGGTAATTAACGCTTTTCTGCAACGGGCATAACGCGCTCGTTGCAGAATATTCCCCCATGTTGTTCTGTTTAATTAAACAGAGCGGACAAATATCTTTAATATCCCGTCAATCAATACTCGCTATACTCAATTTGCTTTATCAGTCAGGGCCCGACCTCATATAGCACACATTTAGTTTTCTTTTAACATATTGATTAAAAGGTACATTTATGTCTATCCGCGAACTGATTGACCCATCAAACTCGACGCTTATTTTTATCGATCACCAGCCGCAAATGTCGTTTGGTGTGGCGAATATTGACCGCCAACTCCTTAAGAATAATACGGTTGCTCTGGCGAAAGCGGGCAAAATATTTGATGTGCCGGTTATCTATACCTCGGTCGAAACAAAAAGTTTTAGCGGTTATATCTGGCCGGAATTACTGGCGGTTCACCCGGATGTGAAACCAATTGAGCGTACCTCGATGAACTCCTGGGAAGATGATGCGTTTGTTGCGGCAGTCAAAGCAACGGGCCGCAAAAAACTCATCATCTCGGCCCTGTGGACCGAAGTGTGCCTGACCTTCCCGGCGCTGATGGCGCTGGATGAAGGCTTCGAAGTGTATGTGGTGACCGACACCTCCGGCGGGACCTCCGTGGATGCCCATGAGCGCTCCATCGACCGCATGGTGCAGGCCGGTGCGGTTCCGGTGACCTGGCAGCAGGTGCTGCTTGAGTACCAGCGCGACTGGTCTCGCAAAGAGACCTACGATGCGGTGATGGATCTGGTGCGCGAGCACAGCGGCGCTTACGGTATGGGCGTTGATTATGCCTACACCCTGGTTCACGGCGCGCCTGAGCGTAAAGCCTAACCCTCCCGGCGGGTCGATTTGACCCGCCATTTTCATCAGACCTGGACATCCTCATGGCGCAAAACTCACATGTGACGCTGGTGATCACCCATACCTTGCTGGCAGGACAGGCGGCGCGATACGAACAGTGGCTCGGCAAAATCATGCCCGTTGCCGCGGAATTCCCCGGACATCTCGGCGCGAACGTCATTCGCCCGACAGAAGGACAGAATCTGTGGACAGTCATTATTCGCTTCGACACCATCGAGCATTTATACGCCTGGACCCAGTCCGACACCCGTTCGGTGCTGGTGAAAGAGATTGAACCGCTGCTGGCCGAAGGGGATAAAACGGAAGTGCGCACCGAGGCCGCGTTCTGGTTTACGCCGCCGGAAACGCACGTGCGTAAACCGAAACAGTGGAAACAGTTTCTGGTCACGCTGATGGTGATCTTCCCCAGCACGCTGGTGGTGCCGCAACTCACCGGGGCGTTGCTTCCAGGCCTGAAAGGGTCTCTCTTCCTGCATTTGCTTAACGATGCTTGTGTGGTCGCGCTGGTGGTCTGGCTGTGGATGCCCATCGTGACCCGCCTGTTCGCCGGGTGGCTGAAAAAAGCCTGACCGGCTCAAAGGAGTACGTTATGTCTCAAACTGCCACACTGATCTTAACTAAGGGTCAGATCCATACCCTGGATCGCGAAAATCCGCTCGCCGAGGCGGTGGCTATCGCCAACGGCAAGATCCTCGCGACCGGTAATCACGATCGGGTGATGAGTTACGCCACCGAAGGCACGCAAATTGTCGATCTGAAAGGGAGCACGGTGATCCCTGGCCTCAACGATTCGCACCTGCACCTGATTCGCGGCGGGCTGAACTACAATCTCGAACTGCGCTGGGAAGGCGTACCGTCCCTGGCAGATGCCCTGCGGATGCTCAAAGAGCAGGCTGACCGGACCCCGACGCCCCAGTGGGTGCGCGTGGTCGGCGGCTGGAGTGAGTTCCAGTTTGCCGAACGGCGGATGCCTACGATTCAGGAGCTGAACGATGCCGCGCCAGATACGCCGGTGTTTGTGCTGCATCTCTACGATCGCGCGTTGCTCAACCGCGCGGCGCTGAAAGCCGTCGGCTACACCAAAGAGACGCCGAACCCGCCGGGCGGGGAGATCGTGCGGGACAACAACGGCAACCCGACCGGGATGCTGATCGCCAAACCGAACGCGATGATCCTCTATTCGACGCTGGCGAAAGGGCCGAAGCTGCCGCTGGAGCAGCAGGTGAACTCGACGCGTCAGTTTATGCGCGAGCTTAACCGCTTAGGGTTAACCAGCGCGATTGATGCGGGCGGCGGTTTCCAGAATTACCCGGAAGATTACGAAATCATCGAAGAGCTGCACGCCAAATCGCAGATGACGATCCGCATCGCCTACAACCTCTTCACCCAGAGGCCGAAGCAGGAGCTGGAAGATTTCGAGCGCTGGACCGATATGCTCAAACCGGGGCAGGGGACGGATTTCTACCGCGCCAACGGGGCGGGGGAGATGCTGGTCTTCTCGGCGGCAGATTTTGAAGATTTCCTCCAGCCGCGTCCGGATCTGCCGGAAGGGATGGAAGATGAGCTGGAGCGCGTGGTGCGCCATCTGGTAGAGCAGCGCTGGCCGTTCCGTCTGCATGCGACGTACGACGAGTCCATCAGCCGGATGCTGGACGTGTTCGAGAAGGTGAACCGTGATATTCCGTTTAACGGCCTGCACTGGTTCTTCGATCACGCTGAAACCATCACTGAGCGCAATATTGAGCGCGTCAAAGCGCTGGGTGGCGGGATTGCGGTGCAGCATCGCATGGCGTTCCAGGGCGAGTATTTTGTCGATCGTTACGGTAAAGAGGCGGTGAAACATACGCCGCCGGTGGCGAAAATGCTGGAACTCGAGGTTCCCGTGGGTTTGGGCACCGACGCCACCCGCGTGGCGAGCTACAACCCGTGGACTGCGCTTTACTGGCTGGTCTCCGGGCGTACCGTTGGCGGGCTGTCGATGTATGACGACAGCAACCGTCTGCCGCGCGATATCGCGCTGGAACTGTGGACGGCGGGCAGCGCGTGGTTCTCCAGCGAGCAGGGCAAGAAAGGACGACTCGTCGAAGGACAGCTCGCGGATC
It includes:
- a CDS encoding amidohydrolase; this translates as MSQTATLILTKGQIHTLDRENPLAEAVAIANGKILATGNHDRVMSYATEGTQIVDLKGSTVIPGLNDSHLHLIRGGLNYNLELRWEGVPSLADALRMLKEQADRTPTPQWVRVVGGWSEFQFAERRMPTIQELNDAAPDTPVFVLHLYDRALLNRAALKAVGYTKETPNPPGGEIVRDNNGNPTGMLIAKPNAMILYSTLAKGPKLPLEQQVNSTRQFMRELNRLGLTSAIDAGGGFQNYPEDYEIIEELHAKSQMTIRIAYNLFTQRPKQELEDFERWTDMLKPGQGTDFYRANGAGEMLVFSAADFEDFLQPRPDLPEGMEDELERVVRHLVEQRWPFRLHATYDESISRMLDVFEKVNRDIPFNGLHWFFDHAETITERNIERVKALGGGIAVQHRMAFQGEYFVDRYGKEAVKHTPPVAKMLELEVPVGLGTDATRVASYNPWTALYWLVSGRTVGGLSMYDDSNRLPRDIALELWTAGSAWFSSEQGKKGRLVEGQLADLVVLSKDYFSVAEEEIKGIESVLTVVDGKVVYAAGQFSPLSPPPIPVLPEWSPVVKVPGHYRSAPPVASNVGAVVQMHQCIGSCGVHGHQHGIARQSGIPVSDDQAFWGVLGCSCFAF
- the malZ gene encoding maltodextrin glucosidase, producing MLNAWHLPVAPFVKQNKDHLVITLWLTGENQPERVMLRAEVDNEETTLKMHKQRTQPQPGVTAWRASIDLSQGQARRRYSFKLLWNNRQLWFTPQGFSRFPPARLEQFAVDYPDHGPQWVNDQVFYQIFPDRFARSQQRTVDQDQVYYHHAAGHDIIRKTWDEPLTAQAGGSTFYGGDLDGISEKLPYLKKLGVTALYLNPVFKAPSVHKYDTEDYRHVDEQFGGDAALLRLRENTRREGMRLILDGVFNHSGDSHAWFDRHNRATGGACHNPESAQRDWYSFNEEGRALDWLGYPSLPKLDFQSPTLVEEIYGGEDSIVRHWLKAPWNMDGWRLDVVHMLGEAGGARNNLQHVTGITQAAKAANPDAFVFGEHFGDARQWLQADAEDASMNYRGFTFPIWGFLANTDISYDPQHIDAETCMAWMDNYRASLSHQQQLRMFNQLDSHDTARFKSLLGKDVARLPLAVTWLFTWPGVPCIYYGDEVGLDGNNDPFCRKTFPWESDRQDKNLLALYQRLAKLRKHSQALRYGGCQVVYAHDNVVVFARVFNQQRVLVAINRGEACEVVLDDSPLLNLQTWQLKEGKGDIEEGVLSLPAISASIWFGN
- a CDS encoding antibiotic biosynthesis monooxygenase, with amino-acid sequence MAQNSHVTLVITHTLLAGQAARYEQWLGKIMPVAAEFPGHLGANVIRPTEGQNLWTVIIRFDTIEHLYAWTQSDTRSVLVKEIEPLLAEGDKTEVRTEAAFWFTPPETHVRKPKQWKQFLVTLMVIFPSTLVVPQLTGALLPGLKGSLFLHLLNDACVVALVVWLWMPIVTRLFAGWLKKA
- a CDS encoding hydrolase, coding for MSIRELIDPSNSTLIFIDHQPQMSFGVANIDRQLLKNNTVALAKAGKIFDVPVIYTSVETKSFSGYIWPELLAVHPDVKPIERTSMNSWEDDAFVAAVKATGRKKLIISALWTEVCLTFPALMALDEGFEVYVVTDTSGGTSVDAHERSIDRMVQAGAVPVTWQQVLLEYQRDWSRKETYDAVMDLVREHSGAYGMGVDYAYTLVHGAPERKA